The Salvelinus fontinalis isolate EN_2023a chromosome 13, ASM2944872v1, whole genome shotgun sequence DNA segment CTTAACAGAACCTTGACCTCCGAACTGAGATACCGAGCCAGGTGGGGGCAATGTCTGCTGCGCCCCTGTCGACATGCCCTCCTGGCGGTTGCCTGGCAACTCCTCCAGCTGTAGCAGGTTGAGGGGGGAGGAGCATCGGGACTGGAAGAGGGGCGAGTCTGTCCCCTCCAGGGGGGCTTGGCACGTGGACTGAGGGGTGCTGGAACGGGAGTTGTCGCGTTGGACAAAGGTGGGATCCATCTCGGGTAAGGCAAAGCCGGGAAGCCCGGGAATCGGAATTGGATTTGGGAAAGGTAATGCTGGGCTGGGATCGTAACAGTGTTGGGGGATCATCGACAAAGTAGGTTTGACCTGTGACGGGTTGAGTTGAGCTAGGACGGGACTAACACAAGGCATGCCATTCATCTGCGTCATAGCGGGGTTGAACTGAGCCAATCCAGGATTGAGTTGTGGTAGTAGGATAGTCTGTTTGAACTGCGGTAGTGCTTGGTTAAGTTGTGCCATACCAGGGATACAGGGGCAAAGGTGCGGTATGGATGTGTTATACTGAGGCATGGCGGTATTGAGCTGTGGTAAACCTCCGTTGAGTTGAGGGAACATGTAGTTGGGCAGAACAACCATCATTGGGGGAGCCATCGGCATGGGCATCTGGTTGGCATGCATGGGGTACTGGAAGCCTGGCTGGGGGCTGGGGTAGCCCATCTGCATGGCATTGGGGTTCACTCCGGTGTGGGCCAGGACTTGTTGTTGCACGCTGGGGTAGAGTGGGAAGAAGGGCAGGACTCCGGGAGGGTACTGGGCCACGGCAGGAGGGAGACTGGCCTCAGAGGCCACAGAGGTGGGCCAGGAAGAGGACGAGGTCAGGGGTCCCTGCATCATCAGGGGTTGACCCATGGGGAATGTGAGGCCTTGGGGCCCCTGCCCTTCCCTCCTGAAACTACCGTTCATCACACGCTGGGAGCCCTCCTGCTGGTGCTTCAGCCTCTTTCCCCCGCGGCCCCTCCTCCGTCCATGACCACCTGCTGGGTAGTCCTTCGAGCTGCGCACTcctgagacagaaagacagagacagagacagagacagagacagagacagagacagagagagagagagagagagaacacaggggTGAGCTGCATGGAAAAACTATGGACTCTCATTCATATTATCTTTCACAGTCATAATAGAAACCACATCTCCACTTGAAGTGTCCGTCTTACCTTTGGGTGTGGTGGTGTGTCCTCTCAGAGAAGGAGGGCCGGGGTCCAGCACACGTAGCTGTCCCAGGTCTCTGAAGCGGCTCAGGAATACCTGTTCCTCCTGCTGGGTGTGGGCAGACAGCACCTCCTTGGTCAGACCCAGGCGGCCTGAGCATCCAGCTGACCTGCGGCCGTCCCTCTCGGGCAGGGCAGGGCTGGGTGGTGCCGGGCTGGGCAAGGGCAGCGGCCAGGGGGTCACTGCCATTGTGATGGCGTTGTTAGTGGCTGGAGAGGTGACGGTGAGAGTGGGGGTGGCTGGTGTCTCCTCCATCATTACTATATCTGCAGGAAATAAGGTTGACAATACATCAGAGATGAGCGAGAAGAGACGGAGGCAAAGAAGAGAGGTAAACAAACAGTCGGACAATAAAGGGATGTGACCTACCTGACTCTGGGGGCTTCTTGTCGCCTACGTGGACAATGGTGCTGCTGAAGCTGCATTGGGACGTGACAGAGACCACACTCTCAGCCTTGCAGTGCAGCGCCAGAGGGCTCATCTGTGGCCCCCCTTTAGACCCTTCATTACCCTGGGGGCCTCCGAGATCTGTAAGGAAACACAAAGTTAAGACGTCAAAAATACATGCAGAGCATAAAAAAGGGTATCgagaaaaaaaacataatttaagGTGTTTCAATATGATCTGTATTGTGTACCTTTAGCTGTTCCAGGCAACTCCCTCTGCTTGTCATCGTCTGACGTTGATGACGTGGTGCAGGAGGAGGAGCCACACTTCCTCTTCACTGTGTTGGGGACGTTGCAGCTCTCCAGGTAGCGTACGATGCTGTCCAGACAGTTGATCTGCTGGTAGGAGTAGTTGGCTGACGGGTCTTTCCTTGACTGCACTGAGGCCAGGGTTTTAGTTGGCCCCAGAGCTCCAATAGGTCCCAAGTCCTTGTTTAAATTCTCTGGCACCACCAGGGCTCCTGAGAGGAAGAAGAACCTTATTATCTATGCTATACATTTCTAATTGGGACATTTTATAGAACAAAATCATGAAACAAActcattattttttttataattcCAGGTGTTTACCAGTGCTGGCGTGTTTGCGGAGTGCTGGGCGGTTGCGGGACTTGGTGAAGACCTGTTGACCATTGGTCTTCACCATGTGGACGTCCTTACACATCTGCTGGAATGTCATCTGCTGCTGTGGAACAGAGATAGGGGAGAATTAGGCCTAGTTACAAACATTACAAACTAAAATGACCCTGTTCAAATCTCGTTACCTGATCAAATAGACAACAAAAACATGCGTGAGATTATGATTGTGTTAGTACTCACTGGTCTCTGGATGGTCTTCAGGATGAGCTCCTTGGTGGAGGGGCTGTTGCTGCCTGACGAGGAGCCCGGGCTGGGCCTCTGTGGGTGGGATCCGTGGGAGCTGCAGTAACCCTGGGAGCCACCACTGTGGACAGGCTGCACCAGCACGCGGTGGATCTGCTCACTGAGCCTGGGGATCTCTGGAGACATGGCCCGCACCTCCACCTCCACAGTAGGCGTGAACACATCCTCGTTCAGGGGACTCCTATAGATGAGGGGAGAAGGACAGGGGAATAGGGTTTAGAACAAGACACGGCTTGATAGCTACACAAATAGGTTACAGAGCAGTTCAAATGTGGCTATTGCAAGGTTGTGAAGGTCATTGACGTAGCAGAGAGGTCAACTACTCACGTTCTGACTTTGTGTCGACCAACGATGAAGGCCACTTTGCGGCTCCAGGGGTTAACGAAGGAGGACCAGCTGGTATCTATGGTGAGATACTCCCCGTTCCGGGCACACATACGAAGGGGCGAGTGTTCAAAGGGCTGGCCCGCTGACTGGAGAACTGAGCGGAGATCCAAATATGATAAAATTTTGATTGAGTATAAAAGCATAATCATTCAGTCATTTGCTGGTTTATGAATCCTTACAGAATGTATAAGGCATGACTGTTGGACAGGAGTACTCACTCTTCTTGTGTATGGCCACCATGACAGGCCTGTCATCAGGGTGGAGGTACATGAGAACAGGGGTCCCAACCAGGTcctggggcaggtagcctagcaacgGCACAGCCAGCCTAGCAACGGCACAGCCCTTTCATCGACTTCCTGAAAGAGACAGCTGGGGGTGTGGCTGGTGGTGAAAATCCTCTTGTCCGCTGGGATACGGGGAGCTTCGTATCCTGAGTGTACCTTCTCAGCGATGAGCAGGCAGCAGGGCTGTGGCTGGGACATATCAGAGTCCCGCagtgtcagctggtagggggtcaTACGGAAGGGGTAGTACCGCACCTCCCCCTCGCTGTCCCTCCCACCACTGATACGGCAGAACATGGATTTCTCCTGGGTGCAGTCCACAGGGGAGGTCactgagggagatagagaggagacattagcACCACAACAATatttacatcacatacacaaaTGTGatgatttattttaatttttttatttcacctttatttaaccaggtaggcaaattgagaacacgttctcatttacaattgcgacctggccaagataaagcaaagcagttcggcacatacaacaacacatagttacacatggagtaaaacaaacatacagtcaataatacagtgaaaaataagtctatttacgatatgagcaagtgaggtgagataagggaggtgaaggcaaacaaaatatatatataaataaataaaaatataaaaaggccatggtggtgaagtaaatacaatatagcaagtaaaaaaacactggaatggttggtttgcagtggaagaaggtgcaaagtagagatagaaataatggggtgcaaaggagcaaaataaataaatacagtaggtaaagaggtagttgtttgggctaaattatagatgggctatgtacaggtgcagtaatctatgagctgctctgacagctggtgcttaaagctagtgagggagataagtgtttccagtttcagagatttttgtagttcgttccatgATCCATTTCCATGTGAATTCAGAGCTGAATTAGTGGAAACTTACTGGAGCCAGTACAGGAGGCCCAGGGGGGCAGGCGGCAGGGAGCCGTGCTGCTGTAGAAAGTGCTGACGTCCTGGGGGGCCAGCAGCTCAGAGAAGAGCGCCCCCTGTAGGCGCTCAGGTTTAGTGCGCAGCATTGGAGAGGCCTGGGGGGAGATGTACACCACCTTCCCAGAGAGGAAGGACACTCCAACAGAGAATGTGTCCTGTACAGGAGAAGAAACAGAGGTCAGAACAATGTCCGGTTGGGTTTAAGACCTGGAAGTCTGGTTCTAGTAGACAAACATTGTTCTCTAGTTCCTACCGTGTTCTGGAGGGTGTATTCAGAGGTGATGTTGTCCAGTTCCTCTGTGGTGAAGGCTGAGAGGTCCAGACTGCAACCGTGGCTCTCCTCCACACTCCACTGGTGGTAATACTCCTGATTcgctaaaaaaaacacacacagacattagtATAAATAGCTATTATAGATAGAGTATTCATGCTATTTCATGCTAAAGCCTTGCAGTATACACGTAGCAAAAGGCATGGCTCAAAAAGTAGTATCTTACCTCTAACTTGTTTGACACAGTTGAGAGCATACTGCAGGGAGGCCAGAGTGCTGGAGCGGCCTTTTGTCCGGTGGTCTGCAGGCATGCGGATCTTCAGCTCCTTCAGGGCCTTGAGTAGCTCTCTCTGGGTCTGCAGCCGGGCCGGCTGGCCACTGCTGCAGCCGCTGGTGGACGGGTGGTCCTGCTCTGAGCTGCCACTCAGCAGGCTGTAGACCATAGAGCTGTTGGGAGGGGAAGTGCTGTGGGAGTTGGAGCTGACCGAGCCAAAATAACATGATGTTACTATCACTGCTGAGCATTCATTACAATAGTATAAGCGGTGTCTACCGGCTACCATCTGTACATGGTTGTGGTGTTTGGCGTATGTATTCTGTTAAACTTTTTACCTTTTGCTCTCGGTTGTCTCCATGGCAGAGTCCTTCCCATTATGGGAGCTGCTGCAGGTTGATGCCTCATGCCCCATGTGACCTTCCACTTCTCTCTCGGCTGAGTCGTTCCCGCTCAAGTGGGCATCGGTGTCATCAGAGTTTGAGGACTTGGGGGAGGACTTGCCCCCAGACCGAGTCCTCTTTCCATTTCCATTGGAGCTGCCAGTCTGACTCAGTCCAGACTCAGGGGACTGGGAGCCTGCCTCTTGTCCTTCCACCACATCTTCTGCTAAACTTACTCCACTAGTGTCATTTCCAGAAGTGGTGTATGCATTCTCATCACTCATAATAAGCAGTATGAGTGATTGACTATTGCTGTATGACAAAAAGTATCTGTCAAAACAGAGCTGTGATACCCTGCCACTAGGTGAGGCTACTAAACTTAGATTGCGTCATGGCTTGGAAAAGCAAAAATGAGAGAGAAGATATGTACAAAGTATGGACTGTATCTCATTGATCTTGAGGTTTTTTGTCAAGTCAAAGCTTATGAACCTGACAGGCCAATTGAAGAGAAGGGGGCTAAGCCTTTCTTTGACCGTCTGCTCTTCCTCGTGTCTGCTCTTCCTCGTGCGTCCACACTCAGTGCACTAGATGGTTTGGCAGGATACCTGCTAGAAGAAATCATTCACAATCATGAGTGGTGAGTCACATGAGATCATGAGTCATACATCTGTGTAAATACTGAGTAGTACATAGACAACATTACTAAAAACCCCATCACTGTAAAGGCAATAGTTAACTCAAATCACATATGTACATAACTAAATGGCTTGATTTCAAGTTGCCTAAAGTCATGTGTATCCAACTATGGACAGGCTCAAAGAACTTGATCTCCATATATATGACATGAACCAAAAAAATACAATCTCTGTCAAGAACCGTTAACTGACAATAACAGGTAACAAAATACTAGAGAAAGTGACTTTGTAGTCCATTTCCCTATCTGGCATGTCTTGAGGGTTACTGTAACTAACAGGATGACACCGCTGTGGGATATTATTGTTGACGACAGTGAAGGCAACGTGCCTCTACTAGACTAGGTCTCGAATGAGCTCATGGATTTATTCTGCCTGACACAAGCCTGGTAAAAGATGGGTCTTGTACGAAACACGAACTGACCAATTAATATTAAACTGTATCTAGCTAActagattcacacacacacaaaaaaagcatGGCTTTACGCTCTTGCCATGCCACAACAATGCTTCACTTGCTAATGTCAGTGCTGATAACTTGATCATTAAAAAACATAAACATGTGACGTTAGCTAGATAACTGCTAGCTAGATTctggggctcccgagtgacgcagcagtctaaggcactgcatctcactacagaccctggttccagacccaggcgtcactacagaccctggttcgattccagtctgtatcacaaccggccgtgactgggagccccaattggcccagcgtctttagggtttggccggggtatggCGTCattgtatataataatatattcttaactaacttgcctagtaaaataaatagATAACTGTTAGCTACTACAACcgaatagctagctaacgttaacgaaACCATAGTTAGTTCTTGATCAGAGTTGACATTCTCACCTTATTCCATGAAGAGAAAATACTTTCCGAGGCAAACACTATTGAAACGTCTTCCACGGTGTATTCAGTAGGTTTacaattattttaaaaaaatagcagAAACCCGAAATGACATCTTTAGCGACCTGGTCCAGTGTCGACCGGCTGCAAGACAAGAAatacacacactgaacaaaaccGCACATTGTATTTGCAGGACTGGGAGGGAACACGCAAAAGCACACGTGATAACGCCCCTTGTCTGCTCCCATGTGTTGCATTGATTGGTCCTCAACTGACTCCGACCCTGCTCTAGCAAAATATACCACGCCCAGCGAATGCATTCATTGGTTGAGTAGGGCGGTGTCCTGACTGCACGGGGCTCTCCTATGCTTCTCTATCACGTTGCCCCAGCGGTGCTCTCGGTTCAGAAAGCCAGTAACAACATTTATTGGCAACGTGCCACTGCCAATGTTCTGAATTCATGTCATTTCTTTATTGTTTCCTTGTGTGCTTTCCTTAACCACGAAACAGGCATGTTTACGACTTTCTTTGTATCATTTTGAGGCATGGATaatatatctatatttttaaatgtaacctttatttaactaggaaattGGGACTAATAGGACACACTTTAACTCAATTCCAGACATATCCAGATAGGCCTACGTACTATAACCCTAAATTACACTAAATAAGTGCACAAATGCTACTGCGGCAGTATGACTAGCCTGTACACAAACATCAACCCCTTCCTCTCCATAATTCTACCCTACAGACATAATTCTACCCTAAAACCATAATTAAATCAAAAGGCCTACATTGTCAGTCAGTTCCATTCCCTAGAATTGTTTTTCGATTGTAATTGTTCCTAGATCCTTATGATACCTTCATTCTTTATATTGTTTAAATTTCCCTTTGGGACATTAAAGTGTCCTCTCATCTAACCTCTCTTGAGCGGTAACACCATCAACATGTGTTGTGTAGTTCGACTATGGGGGCTGACCATATGGAGTAACACATGGGGTGACATGCATTCAGAAATTCATGAAGTAAACTCTCTAGACATTGTGAGGGGATATATACCTCAACACTCATGGCAAACCAATGAAATGTTGATTAAACCCTATGTTTCCTATGGCAAAAGTGTATACATCTGTGTTATAATACTTCTATGAATGTGTTGCCCAGTCCAATTACATCCAACTTTGTCTGAGTGTACTGACCACACTGCTTTCTTTTGCCTTGGTCTTTTGGTTCATGCCCTGATTCTTTTTGGACTGGATTCACATTTCTGGTGATCTGAACACTCAATAAATGTCATGTTGACTAACGTGGATGGGCACTCTTCCCTAGTAACCCTATCTAGCCTAAATATAATTGTATGTTCCACATCTTCTCTCCAGGATGATGAGGCCCTAAATAGGTGAGCGATTGTGTGTGATTCATACATTCCACGAAGGCTATGAGATACCTGGGTATCTGCAAAATAGAAGTTGGTGAGGACAACTTACATTGTAGATATTTCACATTTTTGGTGTGTGCTTCATCTATTTCCAGCTTAAGTTCAAGTGAGATATACCATCCTGTCTTGGTGACATGTGTAGTCAAACAAAATATTTTGGTTTGCAACACAGTTCAATTATATTTGGACCCATTTTAGCATAGATTTTATTTAATGTCATCATTGTTtttaaacacgcacacacacactgggaacaATAAACACAGGTCATCAGAATGATTGTTtttccaatatatatatatttccatgaTGTTCATCAATATAACAAGACATTGATCGATTTACACTACAATTGTTTTTTTATGTACTTCTGGTTTTCAATTGGTATCCTGTGGTACATTTTAATCCACCTTGTTTTTAATATCCAATCCCattcaaaacaaaaacaaaataaataaatcaataaataaaataaaacagacTGAACCGAACACATTACCCATGATCCCCCAGTCTATTCCCTCCTGAAAGGCCAGGCAAACAGAGGTAATGTGGACTGTAACCTCCCCAACACCAGTCTCAAAAGAACAAAATAATATTCCCTCCCCAAAATGAAGTTCAAACAAAATATAAACATTGTAACAACAGAGGACTCTGTCTTGAATTGTACACCATTCTAAGCCTTCTGGACATTTGATAAGACTGGATTAAAAATACCATTTGTTTTTCCAGTAACATCCCTTTTTCTTGACTTGGTTGATACAATTAACATAGAGAACATGTCTTTATTTAATCTTTCCTCCTCTTCCAATGTACACACAACCTAAGCCAATGACATCATACCAAAGTTATTACTAACTTTATGCAAAATACAAAGGAAACATTTGgtccaaaaataaaaataaatgtcatgTGTATTGGTGAGAGCATTGTGATTTTATAGCCGACCTGTGAAGGATCAGTACCTCAAAAGGTTCCCTCCTATGTTGAAGTCACTGAACACCTCTTAGTGTTAGCAATAACACAATATTCTCCACTACATCATATCCTAGCCCCCCAAAATACACCCAGAATACAACATAAAAAAGTGGCAGGACATTAAAAGTTGCGCACACCCATCCTTGCGAACAAAAAAAGCAACAGAAAATGAGCACTCACATAACATCAATTTGTCTATTTTTTTAATCTAAATTTGCTGAGCACTTTAAGGACAACCCTTGGATTTGTGAACAGCACAGGAGTCCTACCCTGACCAATGGTGTCATGAGATGATAATAACTCGAAGGTGGCACTCTTTTTTTTGTCACCTTCAAAATAAATTCTAATTATTTGCTATTCCAATTTTTATACAACTTTGATGTAGCTTCTTGACCTCACCCAGATAGATTTTGATGAACTGTTCTAATCTCTGACCTGAAGAAATAGGACCCCCCCTTCCCCCAAATACACCcccacactacaacaccagacaaTACAGACTTTTTttatgcatgttttgtttgttttgtttaacagctatagataaagttaatattttatttcatctttaaaTTGTTGTCAGCACGACAgcgacacacacaaagagaggagTTGTGCTATTATTAGGTATAGGAGCATGTGTCTAAAGACTCGATACAGATTAAAGTAGTCTTATGGAAGGGGGCTGAAGCACGTCTTTTTGTAGGTTTTGTTTCTCTTGCATATCTTCAAATAGCACATTATGTCACCATCTATTTGCCAACATGAGCTATTGAATAAGATCTGAAAGAGTTAAACGGTCATGTGACTTTAGGTATTTTGGGTTAAGGGTAAGCTTTCAAAAACAGGGGAGTAGGATTGCTGTTAAAGAGACTCGGGTAAAATATGTTGTgtccctctacttgtttttgatAACAGTGGGCAGCATAAGCAAGAACATCTGGTCTTTGGTAATTTTCCTCTGAATTAGTTTTGCTCTAGTTAGGTAGAATAAAGAGGAAGGGTAGGGCTGGGAGATATGCTTTGCTGGGAGATAATGTGCTAAGGCCATTTCATTTTACATGTGTCTAATAGAgatagtgaaagagagggagataacaattgaaagagaaagagaaaggaaatatatgtgtgtgttattTGTAACATATTATGAGTGGTTGGGGGGGGCTCTGCCAGTGTACATCTAGCATAGGAATATTCCTTGAGCACAAATATGGAAAATCTTACCAGTCTGAAAGACAGTCAGTGGGCTGATCTGTTTACCTCCTCACTCTGCTCATCTAATTTAGTTGTCATGGAAACAGCTTGCCCTCACCGCTGATGCCTAAGCGGCCAAATCTGTCAGGATAAACTAGGGATATTCCCAGAACGGGCAGAGCTTCAACAACACACACCCAGTGTAGGATCCTGAATCAATGAGGAGAAATAGGTGGGAATGGTGGGACAGAGGTCAAGAGGTCATGTTAAGGTGGCCTAACCTATGGGAACAACTGTATTATCCACAGGTCCAGTAGTCTTTCTGCTATTACTCATAAAGTAGACTAACAGAGCTGGCAGATAGATAGCACTAGAAACCAGCggaagctgctgaggggaggacggctcataataataatgtctggaacggtgCGAATGgtatggcatcaaaccatgtgtttgatgtacttGATACCGTTCCAATCATTCCACTCCaggcattaccacgagcccgtcctccctaattaaggtgccaccaacctcctatgCTAGAAACAGATAGCACTAGAAACAGGAAGGCCTATACAGGGGCATGGGACAAGAGGTGACCATGCAAGAGCAATCCACTAAGAACAAATCAGTAAGGGCACCAATGAGAAAATGGCAGAAAATAAAAGCTTCTCCCTAGTTGCTTGGCAGTGTTTAACTTATAGAGCTGAACCTCAAAAAGACACGTATAGACACAAcacacagaggtagagaggagctCACTGCTCATAGCAGTTAGTGAAGCCCTGATTAAGTTCAGTCTCCTCTTTACCTATCTGCttcaaacaaaacacacaaataTACTATATAAAATATACACTATTACTATGTTTAAAAAAGAAAAAGGCAGTAACTAGGGAGAAAATgtaagaaagatagagagagaaccagTGCACTAGCAAACGCTCACTCTAGCTTGTGTGTATACTATGACTGCTTTTCATGACGTTTCTTGGAAAGTTCACTTAAGGTTTACAGCAACTCTTAATCCGTCAACGAAGCTGGCCCCCACGGGCCAAGTTAGTCCCTTTCTCTAGATCATAATTTTCTACTACTGTATGTCCATGCCAGTTGCTTCATACATCTTTATACTGGTACCTTCACTTTCAAATAAGGCTGAGTTGTCTGTGTATGTGCTCATCAATAGGTGAGGTTTTGCTGCATGAGGTTCTCTCTCGGCCGGTCATGCTGTTGACCAGCCAGACAGCGCCATCAAAAACAAGGTTCTTTGTGCATTTCACACGGCCTCCCCCTTTTCAGTCAGCCTCTCCCCCTACACAAAATAAAGAGTGTATGGGAATATTTTGACCGTAAAAATCATCAATGTGATAAGTTTTGATCAGAGACTAAGGCTTTACTGTGTCCGCATTTTTGATCCCTTAGTGTAAGTATCCTTTTTAGGTATTTGTTAGTAATGACATCTCTGTAGGATTGGTGTATTGTCACAGCAACTTTATGCAATGTTATGTTGCTGAAATGAAAAAATGAAACAGGTTAAAATCCTGATCCACCAAACAAAAAATAGCAAGCCCTCATTTTTTTATATCAATATTGTTATTTTTCCAACTCTGGCTTGTTAGATTGATATCGGCGATAATAATTATGGTCacttcatatatttttttttaaagatacttACACATACATGTGCTACACTGACAGCATTTTTACTAGACAGCAATGGAGGAATGTTCTCGAAATAAGACACTAAAtaagtaaaataaaaaacatctaCAGACATTGGTCCAATTCCATTGGCAGTTAATAGAGAGAAAGTACATGATTGGGAAAagagaaacaggcagagagacagaaagaaagagaaggatgaaAGGATTCTCAAGAGACAGTATGGCTAAAGGgtgtaggagagagaaagagaaaaagagaga contains these protein-coding regions:
- the LOC129868864 gene encoding LOW QUALITY PROTEIN: period circadian protein homolog 1-like (The sequence of the model RefSeq protein was modified relative to this genomic sequence to represent the inferred CDS: deleted 2 bases in 1 codon) — encoded protein: MSDENAYTTSGNDTSGVSLAEDVVEGQEAGSQSPESGLSQTGSSNGNGKRTRSGGKSSPKSSNSDDTDAHLSGNDSAEREVEGHMGHEASTCSSSHNGKDSAMETTESKSSNSHSTSPPNSSMVYSLLSGSSEQDHPSTSGCSSGQPARLQTQRELLKALKELKIRMPADHRTKGRSSTLASLQYALNCVKQVRANQEYYHQWSVEESHGCSLDLSAFTTEELDNITSEYTLQNTDTFSVGVSFLSGKVVYISPQASPMLRTKPERLQGALFSELLAPQDVSTFYSSTAPCRLPPWASCTGSMTSPVDCTQEKSMFCRISGGRDSEGEVRYYPFRMTPYQLTLRDSDMSQPQPCCLLIAEKVHSGYEAPRIPADKRIFTTSHTPSCLFQEVDERAVPLLGAVPLLGYLPQDLVGTPVLMYLHPDDRPVMVAIHKKILQSAGQPFEHSPLRMCARNGEYLTIDTSWSSFVNPWSRKVAFIVGRHKVRTSPLNEDVFTPTVEVEVRAMSPEIPRLSEQIHRVLVQPVHSGGSQGYCSSHGSHPQRPSPGSSSGSNSPSTKELILKTIQRPQQMTFQQMCKDVHMVKTNGQQVFTKSRNRPALRKHASTGALVVPENLNKDLGPIGALGPTKTLASVQSRKDPSANYSYQQINCLDSIVRYLESCNVPNTVKRKCGSSSCTTSSTSDDDKQRELPGTAKDLGGPQGNEGSKGGPQMSPLALHCKAESVVSVTSQCSFSSTIVHVGDKKPPESDIVMMEETPATPTLTVTSPATNNAITMAVTPWPLPLPSPAPPSPALPERDGRRSAGCSGRLGLTKEVLSAHTQQEEQVFLSRFRDLGQLRVLDPGPPSLRGHTTTPKGVRSSKDYPAGGHGRRRGRGGKRLKHQQEGSQRVMNGSFRREGQGPQGLTFPMGQPLMMQGPLTSSSSWPTSVASEASLPPAVAQYPPGVLPFFPLYPSVQQQVLAHTGVNPNAMQMGYPSPQPGFQYPMHANQMPMPMAPPMMVVLPNYMFPQLNGGLPQLNTAMPQYNTSIPHLCPCIPGMAQLNQALPQFKQTILLPQLNPGLAQFNPAMTQMNGMPCVSPVLAQLNPSQVKPTLSMIPQHCYDPSPALPFPNPIPIPGLPGFALPEMDPTFVQRDNSRSSTPQSTCQAPLEGTDSPLFQSRCSSPLNLLQLEELPGNRQEGMSTGAQQTLPPPGSVSQFGGQGSVKRSMKSDAREDDNDDADDQDAMSTSSDLLDLLLQEDACSGTGSAASASGSSGSGSNGCSTSGSGTRSSNTSKYFGSVDSSENDHSHKQAPGGAEEAQLMKYVLQDPIWLLMANTDDKVMMTYQMPTRDKETVLREDGMILRAMQKQQPRFTEEQKRELIQVHPWMGTGRLPQAINSPTCTGCGSPPTTSAPRPLNVELQDMDLTGVLQLQEETPVTMATDTHDTSIPPPQAPQTETKGGEGEQEGDGKDTRVKELEVSSSSGTEKGDSGCKRQPRSSIWPMTLKHNALGQPGAKVTVNVLCLNKEVNMDKESKNT